The following proteins are co-located in the Streptomyces sp. DT2A-34 genome:
- a CDS encoding DegT/DnrJ/EryC1/StrS family aminotransferase gives MLRAAGIGVGDEVVVPAFGNVEVAEAVVLAGALPVFADIDPVTYCLDAMAVEVVVTPRTAAVVAVHRFGRSADIARLHELGQRHGLLVLEQGESEAPYDEIAQRRQRASYLDAKLKGVQTPDGGDGHTYQQYVVRVPGNGRPDRDAFARAVRARGVDCRVPVKTPVHRLPEFRRCVSLPETERAADETLALPVDASLTKRDMHRIVSACNALGGLLQPAF, from the coding sequence ATGCTCAGGGCCGCCGGCATAGGAGTCGGCGACGAGGTTGTCGTACCGGCCTTCGGGAACGTCGAAGTCGCCGAGGCTGTGGTTCTGGCCGGGGCGCTGCCGGTGTTCGCCGACATAGATCCGGTGACGTACTGCCTGGACGCCATGGCCGTCGAGGTGGTCGTCACCCCGCGGACGGCGGCCGTCGTCGCCGTACATCGCTTTGGTCGGTCGGCCGATATCGCGCGGTTGCACGAGCTCGGGCAGCGGCATGGGCTGTTGGTGTTGGAGCAGGGTGAGTCCGAGGCGCCGTACGACGAGATTGCTCAGCGCAGGCAGCGGGCCTCGTATCTGGATGCGAAGTTGAAGGGTGTGCAGACGCCCGATGGTGGTGACGGGCACACCTACCAGCAATATGTCGTGCGGGTGCCTGGGAACGGGCGGCCGGATCGCGATGCCTTCGCTCGGGCCGTGCGGGCCAGGGGAGTTGACTGCCGTGTGCCGGTGAAGACGCCCGTGCATCGGCTGCCCGAGTTCCGCAGGTGTGTGTCGCTGCCGGAGACCGAGCGGGCCGCTGATGAAACGTTGGCTCTGCCTGTCGACGCCTCTCTGACGAAGCGGGACATGCACCGGATCGTGTCGGCCTGCAACGCGCTCGGAGGACTCCTCCAACCCGCTTTCTGA
- a CDS encoding SpoIIE family protein phosphatase: MTTGLIPGGPSPDRPTGAHMPHQRRDPVGRGALHVDNRTRSSVITARAAATFDPVGRSVASARSFVRDTLQGWGFADIVDDAVVLTSELVTNAVVHAGTSADVLCLRSDDGVRIEVADRYPEREIPLQGSPVNMGSPDREGGRGLQLCAALAACWGVEYTPTHKQVWFQLDLPERPVGTRAAGPSLPADLLPLADGRVRVAVVQIDRTGAISSWNEDAEDLFGYAAEQVTGKPLTDLAAWPHTPGTSTGIAEALQLSRWEGSYGIRGANGRVTPVYASHLRVRDTDGEPSTVCLLVRDHERAVLQTPSRVPASDTSTTSEGQSTDPFEVFIGSPAPDDLDGLLQRTVERARDMLDGDSAFLLLATDDETELEVRASTGLPSARQRFARVPVEAGPGRYGSARMPAVHEDLTMVPGAVPLLNGTGMRSVVTVPLKVEGRLTGSLGVAAEAPARYSNEEALRLQFAADRIALAVESARLGELERLRRGSLSFLVEASDLLAGTLDRDQTLALMAQMTVPTLATWCAVYTIADQASEPYLSYVLHEDEELIDGIKSLLSKIAPPDPVPTPGARVWSAPAQSAHQAALRTSMRSLGLGEPVGRISAGIGPTLATASAVGGETVVLPLVARNRVIGMLTLGKPTDEHFRQEILELAEDLSRRAALALDNARLYSERTAISQSLQRSLLPPELPEIDGVEVEVIYRAAGEGNEVGGDFYDLFPISDGAYGFAIGDVCGTGPNAAAVTGLARHALRLLAREGLSGPAVLERLNSAILDEGARSRFLTLLYGELRPQEDGSAELKVVCAGHPLPLRLRQDGTVEPAAEPQPLLGVMEDLELYEQTVTLDPGDVLLCVTDGVTERREGSRMLGDDGLTDVLTTCTGLTAGAVAARIMRAVERFASDAPSDDMAILAMRVPGIHKD, translated from the coding sequence ATGACCACCGGACTGATCCCGGGGGGACCATCCCCGGACCGGCCGACGGGCGCGCACATGCCGCACCAGCGGCGCGACCCGGTGGGCCGCGGAGCCCTGCACGTCGACAACCGGACGAGGAGTTCTGTGATCACCGCGCGCGCGGCAGCAACCTTCGATCCCGTCGGGCGGTCAGTCGCGAGCGCCCGCTCCTTCGTCCGCGACACACTTCAGGGCTGGGGCTTCGCCGACATCGTGGACGACGCCGTGGTCCTCACCAGCGAGCTGGTGACGAACGCCGTCGTCCACGCGGGTACGTCCGCGGACGTTCTGTGTCTGCGCAGTGACGACGGCGTACGGATCGAGGTGGCCGACCGGTACCCGGAGCGCGAGATCCCCCTCCAGGGCTCGCCCGTCAACATGGGCAGCCCCGACCGCGAGGGCGGCCGCGGCCTCCAGCTGTGCGCGGCCCTGGCCGCCTGCTGGGGCGTCGAGTACACGCCCACGCACAAGCAGGTCTGGTTCCAACTCGACCTCCCCGAACGCCCGGTGGGCACCCGCGCGGCCGGCCCGTCGCTCCCCGCCGACCTCCTGCCCCTCGCCGACGGCCGCGTCCGCGTCGCGGTTGTCCAGATCGACCGTACGGGCGCCATCTCGTCCTGGAACGAGGACGCGGAGGATCTCTTCGGCTATGCGGCCGAGCAGGTCACCGGCAAGCCGTTGACCGACCTCGCGGCCTGGCCGCACACGCCGGGCACCAGCACCGGCATCGCGGAGGCCCTCCAACTCTCCCGCTGGGAAGGCAGCTACGGCATAAGGGGCGCCAACGGCCGCGTCACACCGGTGTACGCCTCCCACCTCCGCGTCCGCGACACGGACGGCGAACCCTCCACGGTCTGCCTTCTGGTCCGGGACCACGAACGCGCCGTCCTGCAGACCCCGTCGCGCGTGCCGGCCTCCGACACGTCCACCACCTCCGAGGGCCAGAGCACCGACCCCTTCGAGGTGTTCATCGGCTCCCCCGCCCCGGACGACCTCGACGGGCTCCTCCAGCGCACGGTGGAACGCGCCCGGGACATGCTCGACGGCGACTCCGCGTTCCTGCTCCTGGCGACCGACGACGAGACGGAACTGGAGGTCCGCGCCTCGACCGGCCTGCCCTCCGCCCGCCAGCGCTTCGCGCGCGTGCCCGTCGAAGCGGGTCCCGGCCGCTACGGCTCCGCCCGCATGCCGGCGGTCCACGAGGACCTCACCATGGTCCCCGGCGCCGTGCCACTGCTGAACGGCACCGGCATGCGCTCGGTCGTCACGGTGCCCCTGAAGGTCGAGGGCCGCCTCACCGGCTCGCTCGGCGTCGCCGCCGAGGCCCCGGCCAGATACTCCAACGAGGAGGCGCTGCGCCTGCAGTTCGCCGCCGACCGCATCGCGTTGGCCGTGGAGTCGGCCCGCCTGGGCGAACTGGAACGCCTGCGCCGAGGCTCACTCAGCTTCCTCGTCGAGGCCTCCGACCTGCTCGCCGGCACCCTGGACCGCGACCAGACCTTGGCCCTGATGGCCCAGATGACGGTGCCGACCCTGGCCACCTGGTGCGCGGTCTACACGATCGCCGACCAGGCCTCGGAGCCGTACCTGTCGTACGTCCTGCACGAGGACGAGGAGCTCATCGACGGCATTAAGTCGTTGCTGTCGAAGATCGCCCCACCGGACCCGGTGCCCACGCCTGGCGCCCGCGTCTGGTCGGCTCCCGCCCAGTCGGCCCACCAGGCGGCCCTGCGCACCTCCATGCGCAGCCTGGGCCTGGGCGAGCCGGTCGGCCGCATCAGCGCGGGCATCGGCCCCACCCTGGCCACGGCGTCCGCAGTGGGCGGCGAAACGGTCGTACTCCCGCTGGTGGCCCGCAACCGAGTCATCGGCATGCTGACCCTCGGCAAGCCGACCGACGAACACTTCCGCCAGGAAATCCTGGAACTGGCCGAGGACTTGAGCCGCCGAGCCGCCCTGGCCCTGGACAACGCCCGCCTCTACTCCGAGCGTACGGCCATCAGCCAGTCCCTCCAGCGCAGCCTCCTGCCGCCCGAGCTCCCCGAGATCGACGGCGTCGAGGTCGAGGTCATCTACCGCGCGGCCGGCGAGGGCAACGAGGTCGGCGGCGACTTCTACGACCTCTTCCCGATCAGCGACGGCGCCTACGGCTTCGCCATCGGCGACGTCTGCGGTACGGGCCCGAACGCCGCCGCGGTCACCGGCCTGGCCCGGCACGCCCTCCGGCTCCTCGCACGCGAGGGTCTCAGCGGCCCGGCGGTCCTGGAGCGCCTGAACTCCGCGATCCTCGACGAGGGCGCTCGCAGCCGCTTCCTGACGCTCCTCTACGGCGAGTTGAGGCCACAGGAGGACGGCAGCGCGGAGCTGAAGGTGGTGTGCGCCGGCCACCCGCTCCCCCTCCGCCTGCGCCAGGACGGCACAGTCGAGCCGGCGGCCGAGCCCCAGCCACTCCTCGGCGTCATGGAGGACCTGGAACTCTACGAGCAGACGGTCACCCTTGACCCGGGCGACGTCCTCCTGTGCGTCACGGACGGCGTCACCGAACGCCGCGAAGGCAGCCGCATGCTGGGCGACGACGGCCTCACCGACGTCCTCACCACTTGCACCGGCCTGACGGCGGGCGCCGTGGCGGCCCGCATCATGCGCGCGGTCGAACGCTTCGCTTCGGACGCCCCGTCCGACGACATGGCGATCCTGGCGATGCGCGTGCCGGGCATCCACAAGGACTGA
- a CDS encoding HAMP domain-containing protein: MESGAATRGTKTRAKGGQSLKNERKPRNGTTAVDTAALNRLMAALVSMRDGNFRKRLTVSGDGVMSEIAAVFNEVADRNLHLTGELARVRRMVGREGKLTERLETGACEGSWAAAVDNSNALVDDLVRPVSEVGRVLSAVAEGDLSPRMELRTQAPDGNGHPLRGEFLKVGRTVNNLVDQLSTFTDEVTRVASEVGTEGKLGGQARVRGMSGSWKDLTDSVNTMAYRLTAQVRDIALVTTAVAKGDLSRKVTVHVAGEMLELKNTVNTMVDQLSSFSSEVTRVAREVGTEGELGGQAQVPGVAGVWKDLTDSVNLMAGNLTAQVRGIAQVTTAVANGDLSQKVTVSARGEVAQLADTINQMTETLRIFADEVTRVANEVGAEGRLGGQANVPGAAGTWKDLTDSVNTVFRNLTIQVRDIAAVTTAVANGDLSQKVTVDVAGEMLELKNTVNGMVDQLSSFGSEVTRVAREVGVEGELGGQAQVPGAAGTWKDLTDSVNTAFRNLTGQVRNIAQVTTAVANGDLSQKVTVDVSGEMLQLKNTVNTMVDQLSSFADQVTRMARDVGTEGRLGGQAVVPGVAGTWKELTDSVNGMAGNLTAQVRNIAQVTTAVARGDLSQKIDVDARGEILELKNTINTMVDQLSGFADQVTRVAREVGTEGRLGGQAQVPGVAGVWRDLTDSVNGMAGNLTAQVRNIAQVATAVARGDLSQKITVDARGEILELKNTLNTMVDQLSSFAEEVTRVAREVGTEGQLGGQAEVQGVSGTWKDLTQSVNFMANNLTIQVRQIAKVTTAVAKGDLSKKITVDAKGEILELVTTVNTMVDQLSSFAEQVTRVAREVGTEGILGGQAHVPGVTGIWKDLSGNVNLMAKNLTMQVRNISQVAAAVANGDLTRTVTIEARGEVAQLADTFNTMVKTLSSFADQVTKVAREVGTDGILGGQAHVPGVAGTWKDLTESVNQMASNLTGQVRNIALVTTAIAKGDLSKKIDIDARGEILELKTTINTMVDQLSSFAEEVTRVAREVGTEGQLGGQARVRDVDGTWRDLTESVNEMAGNLTRQVRAIARVATAVTRGDLNLKIDVDASGEIQELQDYINKMIANLRDTTIANKEQDWLKGNLARISALMQGRRDLEDVASLIMSELTPVVTAQHGAFFVAMPLLDGKDMNAEAEDQYELRMLGSYGYSMGSMPTSFRPGEALIGTAAEEKRTILVENAPSGYLKISSGLGEAPPAQVIVLPVLFEGKVLGVIELASFTPFTQIQKDFLNQIAEMIATSVNTISVNTKTEVLLKQSQELTEQLRERSEELENRQKALQASNAELEEKAELLAQQNRDIEVKNTEIEEARQVLEERAEQLAVSMRYKSEFLANMSHELRTPLNSLLILAKLLADNAEGNLSPKQVEFAETIHGAGSDLLQLINDILDLSKVEAGKMDVSPTRIALVQLVDYVEATFRPLTAEKGLDLSVRVSPELPATLHTDEQRLLQVLRNLLSNAVKFTDSGSVELVIRPASADVPMKIREQLLEAGSLTEADAPLIAFSVTDTGIGIAASKMRVIFEAFKQADGTTSRKYGGTGLGLSISREIAQLLGGEIHAQSEPGRGSTFTLYLPLHPSELPPHGYQQQLPALDAGDLVASAAELAELSDVEIVTPAEVRSYRETQNGAAALFRRRRRAATELEQRPAQQEQWSATEQDAAPQPRRGIRFGGEKVLIVDDDIRNVFALTSVLEQHGLSVLYAENGREGIEVLEQHDDVAVVLMDIMMPEMDGYATTTAIRRMPQFAGLPIIALTAKAMKGDREKAIESGASDYVTKPVDPDHLLAVMDQWMREQ, encoded by the coding sequence GTGGAGTCTGGCGCAGCGACGCGGGGCACTAAGACGCGCGCGAAAGGCGGACAGTCCCTGAAGAACGAGCGCAAGCCGCGCAACGGGACCACTGCGGTGGACACCGCTGCCCTGAACCGGCTGATGGCGGCCCTGGTATCGATGCGCGACGGGAACTTCCGGAAGCGGCTCACGGTGTCCGGGGACGGCGTGATGTCCGAGATTGCCGCGGTTTTCAATGAGGTGGCCGACCGTAATCTCCACTTGACGGGTGAGTTGGCGCGAGTGCGCCGCATGGTGGGCCGTGAGGGCAAGCTCACGGAACGGCTGGAGACGGGCGCCTGTGAGGGTTCCTGGGCGGCCGCCGTCGACAACTCCAACGCCCTGGTCGACGACCTCGTACGGCCCGTCTCCGAGGTCGGCCGGGTGCTGTCCGCGGTGGCCGAGGGTGATCTGTCGCCGCGCATGGAGCTGCGGACGCAGGCGCCGGACGGGAACGGGCATCCGCTGCGGGGTGAGTTCCTCAAGGTCGGGCGGACTGTGAACAACCTTGTCGATCAGCTGTCGACCTTCACCGACGAGGTCACGCGTGTGGCCAGCGAGGTGGGTACCGAGGGCAAGCTCGGCGGGCAGGCACGCGTGCGTGGCATGTCGGGTTCGTGGAAGGACCTCACGGACTCCGTCAACACGATGGCGTACCGGTTGACTGCCCAGGTGAGGGATATCGCGCTGGTGACCACGGCGGTCGCCAAGGGTGATCTGTCCCGGAAGGTCACCGTTCATGTGGCCGGCGAGATGCTGGAGCTCAAGAACACCGTCAACACGATGGTGGACCAGCTGTCGTCGTTCTCCTCCGAGGTGACGCGAGTCGCGCGCGAGGTGGGCACCGAGGGTGAGCTCGGCGGGCAGGCGCAGGTGCCGGGTGTGGCCGGTGTGTGGAAGGACCTCACCGATTCGGTGAACCTCATGGCCGGCAACCTGACGGCGCAGGTGCGAGGGATCGCACAGGTGACCACGGCGGTCGCCAACGGTGACCTGTCGCAGAAGGTGACCGTGTCGGCACGTGGCGAGGTCGCGCAGCTCGCGGACACGATCAACCAGATGACCGAGACGCTGCGGATCTTCGCGGACGAGGTCACGCGTGTGGCCAACGAGGTCGGCGCCGAGGGACGGCTGGGCGGTCAGGCGAATGTGCCGGGCGCGGCGGGGACGTGGAAGGACCTCACCGACTCCGTCAACACCGTGTTCCGGAATCTGACCATTCAGGTGCGGGACATCGCGGCGGTCACGACGGCGGTGGCCAACGGTGATCTGTCGCAGAAGGTCACCGTGGACGTGGCCGGCGAGATGCTCGAGCTGAAGAACACCGTCAACGGCATGGTCGATCAGCTGTCGTCCTTCGGTTCCGAGGTCACGCGTGTCGCGCGTGAGGTCGGTGTCGAGGGTGAGCTCGGTGGTCAGGCGCAGGTGCCGGGGGCCGCGGGGACGTGGAAGGACCTGACGGACTCCGTCAACACGGCGTTCCGGAACCTCACCGGACAGGTGAGGAACATCGCCCAGGTCACGACGGCGGTGGCGAACGGTGATCTGTCGCAGAAGGTCACCGTGGACGTCTCCGGCGAGATGCTCCAGCTGAAGAACACCGTGAACACGATGGTGGACCAGCTGTCGAGCTTCGCCGACCAGGTGACGCGCATGGCCCGGGATGTGGGGACGGAGGGCCGGCTGGGAGGTCAGGCGGTCGTACCGGGTGTGGCCGGTACGTGGAAGGAGCTCACCGACTCCGTCAACGGAATGGCAGGAAACCTTACCGCCCAGGTGCGCAACATCGCGCAGGTCACCACAGCGGTGGCGCGCGGTGACCTGTCCCAGAAGATCGACGTCGACGCGCGCGGCGAGATCCTGGAGCTGAAGAACACCATCAACACGATGGTCGACCAGCTCTCCGGCTTCGCCGACCAGGTGACCCGGGTGGCGCGCGAGGTGGGTACCGAGGGCCGGCTGGGCGGTCAGGCGCAGGTGCCCGGCGTCGCCGGTGTGTGGCGGGACCTGACCGACTCCGTGAACGGAATGGCAGGAAACCTTACGGCCCAGGTGCGGAACATCGCGCAGGTCGCCACCGCGGTGGCCCGAGGTGACCTGTCGCAGAAGATCACCGTGGACGCGCGCGGCGAGATCCTGGAGCTCAAGAACACGCTGAACACGATGGTCGACCAGCTGTCGTCGTTCGCGGAGGAGGTCACCAGGGTCGCCCGTGAGGTGGGTACGGAGGGCCAGCTCGGCGGTCAGGCCGAGGTGCAGGGCGTCTCCGGCACCTGGAAGGACCTCACCCAGTCCGTGAACTTCATGGCGAACAACCTGACCATCCAGGTGCGTCAGATCGCCAAGGTCACGACCGCGGTCGCCAAGGGTGACCTGTCGAAGAAGATCACCGTTGACGCGAAGGGCGAGATCCTCGAGCTCGTCACGACCGTCAACACGATGGTGGACCAGCTGTCCAGCTTCGCCGAGCAGGTGACCCGGGTGGCCCGTGAGGTGGGTACCGAGGGCATCCTGGGCGGCCAGGCGCACGTGCCCGGTGTCACGGGCATCTGGAAGGACCTGAGCGGCAACGTCAACCTGATGGCCAAGAACCTGACCATGCAGGTGCGGAACATCTCCCAGGTCGCGGCGGCCGTCGCCAACGGTGACCTGACGCGGACGGTGACGATCGAGGCGCGCGGTGAGGTCGCGCAGCTCGCCGACACCTTCAACACGATGGTGAAGACCCTGAGCTCGTTCGCCGACCAGGTCACCAAGGTGGCCCGCGAGGTGGGCACGGACGGCATCCTCGGTGGTCAGGCGCATGTGCCAGGTGTGGCGGGCACGTGGAAGGACCTCACCGAGTCCGTGAACCAGATGGCCTCGAACCTGACGGGTCAGGTGCGCAACATCGCCCTGGTCACGACCGCCATCGCCAAGGGTGACCTGTCCAAGAAGATCGACATCGACGCTCGCGGCGAGATCCTCGAGCTCAAGACGACGATCAACACGATGGTGGACCAGCTGTCGTCCTTCGCCGAGGAGGTCACCCGAGTCGCCCGCGAGGTGGGCACGGAAGGACAGCTCGGCGGCCAGGCACGCGTGCGTGACGTCGACGGCACCTGGCGCGACCTCACCGAGTCCGTGAACGAAATGGCAGGAAACCTTACTCGGCAGGTGCGTGCCATCGCGCGCGTGGCGACCGCGGTGACCCGAGGCGACCTGAACCTGAAGATCGACGTCGACGCGTCCGGCGAGATCCAGGAGCTCCAGGACTACATCAACAAGATGATCGCCAACCTGCGCGACACCACGATCGCCAACAAGGAGCAGGACTGGCTCAAGGGCAACCTCGCCCGCATCTCCGCGCTCATGCAGGGCCGCCGCGACCTGGAGGACGTGGCCTCGCTGATCATGAGCGAGCTGACGCCGGTGGTGACCGCGCAGCACGGCGCGTTCTTCGTCGCGATGCCACTCCTCGACGGCAAGGACATGAACGCCGAGGCGGAGGACCAGTACGAGCTGCGGATGCTCGGTTCGTACGGCTACTCGATGGGCTCCATGCCGACGTCCTTCCGGCCGGGTGAGGCGCTCATCGGGACCGCCGCCGAGGAGAAGCGCACCATCCTGGTGGAGAACGCGCCCAGCGGCTACCTCAAGATCTCCTCCGGGCTCGGCGAGGCCCCGCCCGCGCAGGTGATCGTCCTTCCGGTGCTGTTCGAGGGCAAGGTGCTCGGCGTGATCGAGCTGGCGTCCTTCACGCCGTTCACGCAGATCCAGAAGGACTTCCTCAACCAGATCGCCGAGATGATCGCGACCAGCGTCAACACCATCTCCGTCAACACCAAGACCGAGGTGCTGCTGAAGCAGTCGCAGGAGCTGACCGAGCAACTGAGGGAGCGGTCGGAGGAGTTGGAGAACCGGCAGAAGGCCCTCCAGGCGTCCAACGCCGAACTGGAGGAGAAGGCCGAGCTGCTGGCCCAGCAGAACCGCGACATCGAGGTGAAGAACACCGAGATCGAGGAGGCGCGGCAGGTCCTGGAGGAGCGTGCTGAGCAGCTCGCCGTCTCCATGCGCTACAAGAGCGAGTTCCTCGCCAACATGTCGCACGAGCTGCGTACGCCGCTCAACTCGCTGCTGATCCTGGCCAAGCTGCTCGCCGACAACGCCGAGGGCAACCTCTCGCCGAAGCAGGTCGAGTTCGCCGAGACCATCCACGGCGCCGGCTCCGACCTGCTCCAGCTGATCAACGACATCCTCGACCTGTCGAAGGTCGAGGCGGGCAAGATGGACGTCTCCCCGACGCGTATCGCGCTCGTCCAGCTCGTCGACTACGTGGAGGCCACCTTCCGGCCGCTGACCGCGGAGAAGGGCCTGGACCTGTCCGTACGGGTCTCGCCGGAGCTGCCCGCCACGCTGCACACCGACGAGCAGCGGCTCCTGCAGGTCCTGCGCAACCTGCTGTCCAACGCGGTGAAGTTCACCGACTCCGGCTCGGTCGAGCTGGTCATCCGGCCGGCCAGCGCGGACGTACCGATGAAGATCCGGGAGCAGTTGCTGGAGGCCGGTTCGCTGACCGAAGCGGACGCGCCGCTGATCGCGTTCTCCGTGACCGACACCGGTATCGGGATCGCGGCCAGCAAGATGCGGGTGATCTTCGAGGCGTTCAAGCAGGCGGACGGCACGACCAGCCGCAAGTACGGCGGTACGGGGCTGGGGCTGTCCATCTCGCGGGAGATCGCGCAACTGCTCGGCGGGGAGATCCACGCGCAAAGCGAGCCGGGACGTGGTTCGACGTTCACGCTGTATTTGCCGCTGCACCCGAGCGAACTGCCTCCGCACGGCTACCAGCAGCAGCTGCCGGCCCTTGACGCCGGCGACCTGGTGGCTTCGGCGGCCGAGCTGGCGGAACTGTCCGACGTGGAGATCGTGACGCCGGCCGAGGTGAGGTCGTACCGGGAGACGCAGAACGGCGCCGCCGCGCTCTTCAGGCGCCGCCGCAGGGCCGCGACCGAGCTGGAACAGCGGCCGGCGCAGCAGGAGCAGTGGTCGGCGACTGAGCAGGACGCGGCGCCGCAGCCGCGCCGGGGCATCCGGTTCGGCGGCGAGAAGGTGCTGATCGTCGACGACGACATCCGCAACGTCTTCGCGCTGACCAGCGTGCTCGAGCAGCACGGCCTGTCCGTGCTGTACGCCGAGAACGGCCGTGAGGGCATCGAGGTCCTGGAGCAGCACGACGACGTGGCGGTCGTCCTGATGGACATCATGATGCCCGAGATGGACGGGTACGCGACGACCACGGCGATCCGCAGGATGCCGCAGTTCGCCGGGCTCCCGATCATCGCGCTGACCGCCAAGGCGATGAAGGGCGACCGGGAGAAGGCGATCGAGTCGGGCGCTTCCGACTACGTGACGAAGCCGGTCGATCCCGATCATCTGCTGGCAGTGATGGATCAGTGGATGAGGGAACAGTGA